One Lucilia cuprina isolate Lc7/37 chromosome 4, ASM2204524v1, whole genome shotgun sequence DNA segment encodes these proteins:
- the LOC111681207 gene encoding DNA polymerase theta isoform X1, with protein MTFSQSFEFGNSTFMKLESEVNHAIQDEDKALDVILESPTAPKFANKSLSRTKSRLIQTATQSHKTGDTTHRKFRRSKSDSTLPKASANTNGADNYSDFFRSDFSFQHDVTEGKPKHHTEHKNTSVLRVSQIEAAFNDMDNIVDAENDTDNDVENSFEKPIFSEDLKDLLETEDDNNIWQDSLPLSAINKTDENIDDPPEILHEISSFICPPKDNDVLREQLLNKELEISHRIFKESQQPQENVSERNISLSCMSPDQLKFTQECSPSGSNIKTKHEVIDNTSKPKRAADKCEEIVKNDSNIIEKSKAMEFPTDNLEALKSIKAWNLPLSVLTEYERKGVKKMFDWQIQCLSNPKVLFEHCNLVYSAPTSAGKTLVSEILLLKTVLERSKKVLLILPFISVVREKMFYLQDLLTSAGYRVEGFFGGYTPPGGFDSINVAICTIEKANSIVNKLLEQGKLNDIGTVVVDEVHLISDPGRGYILELLLAKILYMSRKYGLQIQVITMSATLANVELLKKWLDAELYITDFRPVALQEMIKIGNKIYDNHLKLLRSLTEPSVNVKEPFPELQNDSDHVAQLCIETLVDGCSVIVFCPSKDWCENLATQLAGAIHSLGKQGGEWGTKLRNQINRQAIDHVKEQLRDIPTGLDAVLDKCITYGCSFHHAGLTTEERDIVEASFKSGALKVIVATSTLSSGVNLPARRVLIRSPLFGGKQMSSLTYRQMIGRAGRTGKDILGESILICTDSNARVGKELITADLRPISSCLDHDSSTHLKRALLEVISSGVATSKEDIDNFVNCTLLSAQKQLENQEKEQSQDDCTDSEYIGGALDFLIEYEFIRLQKNEETQEEHYVATRLGHACLASSMPPTDGLILFAELQKSRRCFVLESELHAVYLVTPYSVCYQLQNLDWLLFLDLWEKLTPAMKKVGELVGVKESFLVRAMRGQTKLDYKLMQIHKRFYTALALQELVNETPINVVAIKYKCTRGMLQSLQQMSSTFAGIVTSFCNSLQWDTLSLIVSQFKERLYFGIHRDLIDLMRLPDLSHKRARALFDAGVTSLIDLASADVLSIEKILYNAFSFDSAKKHDNENDFEAAQRNEARQFFITGKAGLTVAEAAKLLVQEARQFVQYEIGVGNIKWSQSVCEDNKEDNNNENEMHMSYEENKFHNVMVKYNLDQTNDKAKDTNDKITENITNVKNKQNPLESLEKKDNVDNKLKTKYEDQNVDEGKSLNSNRNTNINSVEQRKQKENIHPKNIHMSFKNDICLAKPLESIKKIKQSPNVNQKENNTTFEDDSNLLNLIENVENNAKANKEIIQNENIKNEKQTEKRKSSENRKQNVDVTPPKMQKENIKSVTVEKRKSSENSKRNIDVTPPKIAKKETIAKIESKQTKINSIKTANVTLIDQRKSSDQLKDLAVTPPNVIKTSVPNNNNKKTIETDEKPSTSQKAQRLLRAKQLSEMKKQEWAKRKDLEQNKLANTPETKSATKSKTSNTPDKNVDNSTPKAALQTQNNRKLQNTNKNSPNTPKTINNEKEETAKLPRRSPRNHLISSTRIEVPTNITKSKTTIKSPENDIFGNENEESFTINTGIKEALKEADNFKRPSIPEYSNNSPEDEIPSSQQLIEDVADNKTNSPHASRFLRSLRATQKIQSPKTKPSIENSKVKKLQTAERPSEPPSSRPSEPPSSTSIEFSDLSMENSLIKNPIQLNASHILMCSKVDTESSSFKSLDIIDICGDQQLFKGAFKEFMASKRLGFCLGIQQQCGKRKPIIGANLLLNQVAAAEKENEPTKSYEFQLDDTNYLAGIGFCISENVVYYLNMQQEGSCKGLTGEIKCKYLRMLLRSSEITLLIYDAKEQMKILRKILKDIGDIAIALEDPKVANWLLQPDKNHNLHSLAQQFAPECSSLVNLCGSGRGYNSYGLDSDSAILAKVRSSIEACVTIHILKGQIENLERIGTGQLQKFFTELEMPLQMSLCNMEDVGFPTSSEALHKLFQQMVDSMKKLEIKIYEMHGSRFNLGSSSAVARVVGLHRKSNGRISTSKQILEKIDSPISQMIITYRKLSVTLTKNVQPLLKCVKDERIHGQSITFTSTGRISMTEPNLQNVAKDFDVEIGSEKITISCRSAFFPSDSKRCLISSDFCQLEMRILAHLSQDSALLHVMKSEKDVFVAIAARWNKISENSVTEQLRNGTKQICYGIVYGMGMRALAEGLKCTEQEAKLVSEQFHAAYPGIRAYTEKVVKFARNNGYIETITGRRRYLENICSGEALIKNQAERQAVNSTIQGSAADIAKSAILRMEKNIIKYREKLGIETQSVRLVLHLHDELIFEVPEDKAKKIAKVLSVTMENCVKLNVPLKVKLKIGKSWGELKEVKF; from the exons ATGACTTTTTCCCAGTCATTTGAATTTGGTAATAGTACTTTTATGAAGCTGGAAAGTGAAGTGAATCATGCCATACAGGACGAAGATAAAGCATTAGATGTAATCTTGGAATCTCCAACTGCAccaaaatttgcaaataaatcaTTAAGTAGAACTAAATCTCGTTTGATACAAACTGCTACCCAAAGCCATAAAACTGGAGATACCACACATCGCAAATTCAGAAGAAGCAAATCTGACTCTACATTACCCAAAGCATCTGCTAACACTAATGGTGCAGATAATtattccgatttttttcgaagTGATTTTTCATTTCAACACGATGTCACCGAAGGAAAGCCTAAACATCATACCGAACATAAAAACACTTCCGTATTAAGAGTATCCCAAATAGAAGCAGCCTTTAACGATATGGACAATATAGTAGACGCTGAAAATGATACTGATAATGATGTTGAAAACTCCTTTGAAAAACCAATATTTTCTGAAGACTTAAAAGATCTACTAGAAACCGAAGATGATAATAATATATGGCAAGATTCATTACCACTGTCAGCCATAAATAAAACTGATGAAAATATTGATGATCCTCCTGAAATCCTGCATGAAATTAGTAGTTTTATTTGTCCTCCCAAAGATAATGACGTATTACGAgaacaacttttaaataaagaattagaAATTAGTCACCGAATTTTTAAGGAATCCCAGCAACCACAAGAAAATGTATCAGAACGGAATATAAGCTTAAGCTGTATGTCTCCAGATCAATTGAAATTTACTCAGGAGTGTTCTCCTTCCGGatctaatataaaaactaaacacgAGGTGATAGATAATACCTCTAAGCCTAAGAGAGCAGCAGACAAGTGTGAAGAGATTGTAAAAAATGattcaaatattattgaaaaatcaaAAGCAATGGAATTTCCCACCGATAATTTAGAAgcattaaaaagtattaaagcgTGGAACTTACCTTTGAGCGTTTTAACAGAATATGAACGAAAAGGTGTTAAGAAAATGTTTGACTGGCAAATACAGTGTCTAAGTAATCCAAAA GTTCTTTTTGAGCATTGCAATCTTGTATATTCTGCTCCTACTTCGGCCGGCAAAACTTTGGTTAgtgaaattttacttttaaaaactgTTCTGGAACGCAGTAAAAAAGTTTTACTCATTTTACCATTTATTTCTGTTGTAcgtgaaaaaatgttttatttgcaaGATTTATTAACATCGGCTGGCTATCGCGTAGAAGGATTTTTTGGTGGATATACCCCACCAGGAGGATTTGATAGCATTAACGTGGCCATTTGTACGATAGAAAAAGCCAATTCAATTGTCAATAAATTACTAGAACAGGGAAAATTAAATGATATCGGCACTGTTGTAGTCGATGAAGTACATTTAATATCAGATCCAGGAAGAggttatattttggaattactactggctaaaattttgtacatgtcACGAAAATATGGTTTGCAAATTCAAGTCATTACTATGTCTGCCACATTGGCCAATGTAGAACTATTGAAAAAGTGGTTGGATGCTGAATTATATATAACTGACTTTCGTCCAGTGGCTTTGCAAGAAATGATTAAAATTGGTAATAAAATCTATGATAACCATTTGAAATTATTGCGTTCTCTTACGGAGCCCTCAGTCAATGTTAAAGAGCCATTTCCGGAACTACAAAATGATTCGGATCATGTGGCCCAATTGTGTATAGAAACTTTAGTAGATGGTTGTTCAGTTATTGTATTTTGTCCCTCAAAAGATTGGTGTGAAAACTTAGCCACACAATTAGCTGGCGCTATACATTCATTGGGAAAACAAGGTGGAGAATGGGGTACTAAACTAAGAAATCAAATAAATCGTCAAGCTATTGATCATGTTAAGGAACAATTAAGGGATATACCAACTG GTTTGGATGCAGTTTTGGACAAATGCATAACCTACGGTTGTTCCTTTCATCACGCTGGCTTAACAACAGAAGAAAGGGATATTGTGGAAGCTAGTTTTAAATCTGGCGCTTTAAAAGTTATTGTAGCTACCAGCACTTTAAGTTCag gtGTTAATTTACCAGCACGTCGTGTTTTAATAAGATCTCCTTTGTTTGGTGGCAAACAAATGAGTTCTCTTACATATCGCCAAATGATTGGACGAGCTGGAAGAACTGGAAaa gaTATTTTGGGAGAATCTATTTTAATATGTACTGACAGTAATGCACGTGTGGGTAAAGAGTTAATAACGGCTGATTTAAGACCCATATCCTCCTGCCTAGACCACGACAGTAGT ACACATCTGAAGCGTGCCTTGTTAGAAGTTATCTCTTCAGGTGTTGCTACCAGTAAGGAAGATATTGATAATTTTGTCAATTGTACATTATTGAGTGCTCAAAAGCAATTAGAAAATCAAGAGAAAGAACAAAGCCAAGATGACTGTACTGATAGCGAATACATTGGGGGAGCTTTAGATTTTCTTATCGAGTATGAGTTTATACGCTTACAAAAGAATGAGGAAACTCAAGAAGAACATTATGTAGCCACTCGACTTGGTCATGCTTGTTTAG CTTCATCTATGCCTCCAACCGAcggtttaatattatttgcagaATTGCAAAAATCAAGacgttgttttgttttagaatCTGAATTGCATGCTGTTTATTTGGTTACTCCTTATTCGGTATGCTATCAATTGCAGAATTTGGATTGGCTATTATTTCTCGATCTCTGGGAAAAATTAACACCGGCCATGAAAAAAGTCGGAGAGCTGGTGGGTGTAAAAGAATCATTTTTGGTAAGAGCCATGAGGGGTCAAACTAAACTAGATTACAAATTAATGCAAATACACAAAAG ATTTTATACTGCACTGGCTTTGCAAGAGTTGGTTAACGAAACTCCTATTAATGTAGTTGCAATCAAGTATAAATGTACACGAGGAATGTTGCAAAGTTTGCAACAAATGTCCTCAACTTTTGCTGGTATTGTAACATCGTTTTGCAATTCATTGCAGTGGGATACTCTCTCATTGATTGTCTCACAATTTAAAGAACGTTTGTATTTTGGTATACATCGagatttaattgatttaatgcGCCTACCAGATCTGTCACATAAAAGGGCTAGAGCACTATTCGATGCTGGAGTAACATCATTGATTGACTTGGCCAGCGCCGATGTATTGAGTATTGAGAAAATTCTTTACAATGCTTTTAGCTTTGATTCAGCTAAAAAACATGACAATGAAAATGACTTTGAGGCAGCTCAACGCAATGAAgcaagacaattttttataactgGTAAGGCAGGCCTCACAGTAGCTGAAGCTGCAAAATTACTTGTCCAAGAGGCTAGACAATTTGTTCAATATGAAATAGGTGTGGGTAATATTAAGTGGTCTCAAAGTGTTTGTGAGGATAACAAAGaagataataataatgaaaatgaaatgcaCATGTCTtatgaagaaaacaaatttcacaatGTAATGGTAAAGTATAATTTGGATCAAACTAATGACAAAGCCAAGGATACAAATGATAAAATCACTGAAAACAtcacaaatgttaaaaataaacaaaatccatTAGAATCTTTGGAAAAGAAAGATAACGTAGACAATAAGTTAAAAACAAAGTATGAAGATCAGAATGTCGATGAGGGTAAGAGTTTGAATTCAAatagaaatacaaatattaattctgtagaacaaagaaaacaaaaagaaaatattcatcCCAAAAATATTCACATGTCATTCAAAAACGATATTTGTCTAGCAAAACCACTGGAAagcattaagaaaataaaacaatctcCGAATGTTAATCAGAAAGAAAACAATACGACATTTGAGGATGATTCCAATCTCCTAAATTTGATAGAAAATGTAGAGAATAATGCAAAAGCcaataaagaaataattcaaaacgaaaatattaaaaacgaaaaacaaaccgAAAAGCGCAAATCTTCTGAAAATCGTAAACAAAATGTTGATGTTACACCAcctaaaatgcaaaaagaaaatataaaaagtgtaACAGTTGAAAAGCGAAAATCTTCGGAAAATTCGAAAAGAAATATTGATGTTACACCACCCAAAATAGCAAAAAAGGAAACAATCGCTAAAATTGAATCcaagcaaacaaaaataaattccatTAAAACAGCTAATGTAACCTTAATAGATCAACGTAAATCATCAGACCAATTAAAAGATTTAGCTGTTACTCCTCCAAATGTTATAAAAACGTCGGTaccaaataacaacaataaaaaaaccatTGAGACTGATGAGAAACCTAGTACAAGTCAAAAAGCCCAAAGATTGTTAAGAGCCAAACAACTGTCTGAGATGAAGAAACAAGAATGGGCAAAAAGAAAAGATCTAGAGCAAAATAAATTAGCAAATACACCAGAAACTAAATCAGCGACAAAATCTAAAACCTCTAATACTCCTGATAAAAACGTAGATAACTCTACTCCAAAAGCTGCACTGCAAACCCAAAATAACAGAAAACTTCAAAATACGAATAAGAACTCACCAAATACtccaaaaacaataaacaacgaAAAAGAGGAAACAGCAAAATTACCTAGAAGAAGTCCCCGTAACCATTTAATAAGTTCCACCAGAATAGAGGTACcgacaaatataacaaaatctaaaacaacTATAAAAAGTCCAGAGAATGATATATTTGGAAATGAGAATGAAGAATCTTTTACCATCAACACCGGCATAAAAGAAGCTCTAAAAGAAGCAGATAATTTTAAGAGACCTTCTATACCGGAATACAGCAATAATTCACCAGAAGATGAAATACCAAGTTCTCAACAACTAATTGAAGATGTGGcagacaataaaacaaattcccCTCATGCTTCGCGCTTTTTAAGATCTTTACGTGCCACACAAAAAATCCAAAGTCCAAAGACTAAGCCatcaatagaaaattcaaaggttaaaaaattacaaacagcaGAGCGGCCTTCAGAACCACCCTCATCCAGGCCTTCAGAACCTCCCTCATCCACCAGCATAGAGTTTTCCGATCTATCCATGGAAAATTCTCTTATTAAGAATCCTATACAACTTAATGCCTCACACATTCTTATGTGTTCAAAAGTTGATACCGAATCATCTTCATTCAAATCTCTTGACATAATAGACATTTGCGGAGATCAACAACTTTTTAAGGGAGCATTTAAGGAATTCATGGCAAGTAAACGTTTAGGATTCTGTTTAGGCATTCAGCAACAATGTGGCAAACGTAAACCTATAATAGGAGCAAATCTTTTACTAAATCAAGTGGCTGCTGCAGAAAAAGAAAATGAGCCTACAAAATCCTATGAATTTCAACTTGACGATACAAATTATTTGGCTGGTATCGGATTTTGTATATCGGAAAATGTTGTGTATTATTTGAACATGCAACAGGAGGGATCTTGCAAAGGACTAACAGGAGAAATAAAGTGCAAATACTTACGTATGTTGTTAAGATCTTCGGAAATTACTTTACTTATCTACGATGCTAAagaacaaatgaaaatattacgtaagattttaaaagatattgGAGATATTGCAATAGCTTTAGAAGACCCAAAAGTGGCTAATTGGCTTTTGCAACCAGATAAAAATCACAATTTACATAGTTTG GCTCAACAATTTGCTCCAGAATGTTCTTCTTTAGTTAATTTATGTGGCAGTGGTCGAGGCTACAACAGCTATGGCTTGGATTCGGATAGTGCGATATTAGCTAAGGTTAG ATCATCCATAGAAGCCTGTGTTACTATACACATTTTAAAAGGACAAATAGAAAATCTAGAACGAATTGGTACGGgacaattacaaaaattttttacag aaCTTGAAATGCCTTTACAAATGTCATTATGCAATATGGAAGATGTGGGCTTTCCCACCAGTTCAGAAGCTTTGCATAAATTATTTCAGCAAATGGTTGATTCTATGAAGAAGCtggaaattaaaatatatgaaatgcaTGGTTCAAGATTTAATTTAGGCTCCTCTTCAGCTGTAGCACGA GTTGTAGGTTTACATCGTAAATCAAATGGTCGTATAAGTACTTCTAAGCAGATTCTAGAAAAAATCGACTCACCTATATCGCAAATGATAATAACGTATCGTAAATTAAGTgttactttaacaaaaaatgtacaACCCCTGCTAAAATGTGTAAAGGATGAAAG aATCCACGGACAAAGTATTACTTTTACATCTACGGGTCGTATTTCTATGACAGAACCAAACTTACAAAATGTTGCTAAAGATTTTGATGTTGAAATAGGTTcggaaaaaattacaatatcATGTCGTAGTGCATTTTTCCCCTCAGATTCAAAACGTTGTTTAATATCTTCGGATTTTTGTCAATTGGAAATGCGTATACTGGCACACTTATCACAAGACTCAGCTCTATTGCATGTTATGAAATCTGAAAAAGATGTTTTTGTAGCAATAGCAGCAAGATGGAATAAAATCTCGGAAAATAGTGTTACGGAACAATTGCGAAATGGTACAAAACAAATATGTTATGGTATTGTTTATGGTATGGGTATGCGTGCATTAGCTGAAGGACTAAAATGTACCGAACAAGAAGCTAAACTTGTATCTGAACAATTCCATGCAGCTTATCCGGGTATAAG agcgtATACAGAAAAAGTCGTAAAATTTGCTAGAAATAACGGTTACATAGAAACTATAACAGGCAGAAGAcgatatttggaaaatatttgtagtGGGGAAGCATTAATAAAAA ATCAAGCCGAACGTCAAGCGGTAAATTCTACTATACAGGGATCGGCAGCTGATATAGCAAAAAGTGCTATTTTACGAATGgaaaagaatataataaaatatcgaGAAAAATTAGGTATAGAAACACAGTCTGTCCGTTTAGTTCTACATTTACACGATGAACTTATATTTGAAGTTCCCGAAGATAAagctaaaaaaattgcaaaagtcTTAAGTGTAACTATGGAAAATTGCGTTAAACTTAATGTGCCTCttaaagtaaaactaaaaattggTAAAAGTTGGGGTGAACTTAAAgaggttaaattttaa